CGGGCTTCCTCCCCGGCGTGGACCAGGAGCACGGCGGCATCATCCGGCACGGCGCCAAGCTCCTCTACGCCTACTGCAACGCGACCGTGCCCCGCATCTCGCTGATCCTGCGCAAGGCCTATGGCGGTGCCTACATCGTCATGGACTCCCAGTCGATCGGCGCCGACCTGACGCTGGCGTGGCCGACGAACGAGATCGCGGTCATGGGCGCGGAGGGCGCGGCCAACGTGATCTTCCGCCGCGACATCGCCGCCTCGGCCACCCCGGAAGCGGTCCGCGAACAGAAGATCAAGGAGTACCGCTCGGAGCTGATGCACCCGTACTACGCGGCCGAACGCGGTCTGGTCGACGACGTCGTCGACCCCGCCGAGACCCGTGCGGTGCTCTCCTCCGCCCTGGCGATGCTCCGCACCAAACACGCCGACCTGCCCGCCCGCAAGCACGGCAACCAGCCTCAGTGAGGCACACCCCGCAGCCCCTCGCGAAGGAGACCGTATGTCACCCACCCCGTCCGGCGAACCACTGTTCCGCGTGGTCCGCGGCACCGCCGACGAGTCCGAACTCGCCGCCCTCGCCGTCGTCCTCCTCGCCCTGAACTCCCCCGAGCCGATGCCCGCCCCGGTCACGCCGCTCGCGGCCTGGCGCCGCCCGGCCTACACCCATCCGACCAGCTGGCGGGAAGCCGCCTGACCCGTCCGGCCGGTCCGGCACGGGCCCTCCCGGGCCGCGTGCCGGACCGGCCGGGCTCACGTGGTCCGCGCCCCGGCCTGATCGCGGCTCCGCACGGCCGGGACCCCGTCGAGCTCGATCCCGAACCGGTCCCGGTACACCGTGAGCACCTCCTCGTCCGTGCCCAGCTCCCGCGCCTCCTTCCGGCCGCCGGGCGCCGTCGTCGTCAGCGTCCGCCCGGCGAGGGTGATCCGCCCGCCGTCCTCCGTCACCCGCGAGCAGACCAGCGAGCGGGTGAAGTGGGACCGCGGCGAGGTGCTGTGCCACCAGGCGCCCGCCGCGAAGTCCCCGAGAGCGCGCGGCCGCGTCTCCAGCCGGTACTGCGGCCTGCCGTCCCGCTCGACGTCCAGGTCCGCGCCGTCGGCCGGGTCCCCCTCCCCGCCGCCGACCACCCCGGCGTCGTCGGGACCGGCCTGCGCCACCCGGAACACCCCGCCGGGGTCCGGCTGCTCCCCGCGCTCCGCGAAGGCCAGCGGCCAGTGACTGTGCGCCCCGAACCCGACGTCGGCCAGCCAGTCACCGCCGTCCGCCGTCCGCACCCGCAGCGCGAGGTGGTCGTAGGGGATGCCGAGCCGCCCTCCGTCCCCGTGGACCCGCGCCGCGAGCAGCCGGACCTCGTAGCCGAGGGAGGTCAGCAACGCCCCGAACGCGCCGTTGAGTTCGTAGCAGAAACCGCCCCGCCGCCCCTCGACCACCTTGTCCAGCAGCCGCTTTTCCTCCAGCACGATCTCCTCTCCGAGGTGGATGGACAGGTTCTCGAAGGGCACGGTCAGCAGATGGCGCAGGTGCAGGTCGCGCAGGGGCTCGGTGGTGGGGCGCTGCGGGCGGGTGGCACCGAGCCGGCGGAGATAGGCGTCTGCCTGTGCTGAGTTCATGCTCCCAGTCTCGGCGAACGCTCGGCGCGTCGGTGGCACTCGTGGCACTGGGTGGTCCCGGGTGCGGCCCCGGGCTCGGGGCCGGCCGCGGGCTCGGGGCCGGCCGCGGGCTCACGAGCGGTCTCTCGTCACCCGCACCTCCCGGGCCGCCTCACCGCTGCCGCCGCCGCGTCCGTCCCCGCCTCCTCCGCCGCCGACCGCGAGCGCTCCGTCCCGGTCGGTGCGCAGGACCGTCGCCCCGCCCGCCCGCAGCGCGGCCACG
Above is a genomic segment from Streptomyces collinus Tu 365 containing:
- a CDS encoding acyl-CoA carboxylase epsilon subunit translates to MSPTPSGEPLFRVVRGTADESELAALAVVLLALNSPEPMPAPVTPLAAWRRPAYTHPTSWREAA
- a CDS encoding arylamine N-acetyltransferase family protein, with translation MNSAQADAYLRRLGATRPQRPTTEPLRDLHLRHLLTVPFENLSIHLGEEIVLEEKRLLDKVVEGRRGGFCYELNGAFGALLTSLGYEVRLLAARVHGDGGRLGIPYDHLALRVRTADGGDWLADVGFGAHSHWPLAFAERGEQPDPGGVFRVAQAGPDDAGVVGGGEGDPADGADLDVERDGRPQYRLETRPRALGDFAAGAWWHSTSPRSHFTRSLVCSRVTEDGGRITLAGRTLTTTAPGGRKEARELGTDEEVLTVYRDRFGIELDGVPAVRSRDQAGARTT